Proteins from a genomic interval of Nocardia sp. BMG51109:
- a CDS encoding carboxymuconolactone decarboxylase family protein, giving the protein MARIPYRTRDTWPPDLDGMKPMLPPLRIFDMLAHAGATTHRLFHYGAALFEASAIEPRLRQLVILAVARANSCEYVWRQHEVVSLACGVSEAQQRAVQRGDFTDPGLDARDSAVLTFTTAVVTAPRAGDAAFAAIQEHFDHRQIVELIQLIGYYWNSTRIATTLDLEPEQSQGTRILDATAGVYQSTRPAGTVNSHRPAEDPATGSPLS; this is encoded by the coding sequence ATGGCGCGCATCCCGTACCGCACCCGTGACACATGGCCGCCGGACCTGGACGGCATGAAACCGATGCTGCCCCCGCTACGCATATTCGACATGCTCGCCCACGCCGGGGCGACCACGCATCGACTGTTCCACTACGGCGCCGCGCTCTTCGAAGCCTCCGCGATCGAGCCCCGGCTACGGCAACTGGTCATCCTCGCGGTCGCCCGTGCCAACTCCTGCGAATACGTCTGGCGCCAGCACGAAGTGGTCTCACTCGCCTGCGGAGTGTCCGAGGCCCAACAGCGCGCCGTGCAGCGCGGCGACTTCACCGACCCGGGCCTCGACGCCCGAGACAGCGCGGTACTCACCTTCACCACCGCGGTGGTGACCGCTCCCCGTGCCGGCGACGCCGCGTTCGCCGCGATCCAGGAGCACTTCGACCACCGCCAGATCGTCGAACTCATCCAGCTCATCGGCTACTACTGGAACTCGACCCGCATCGCCACCACACTCGACCTCGAACCGGAACAGTCGCAGGGAACCCGCATCCTCGACGCCACCGCCGGCGTGTACCAGAGCACCCGCCCCGCAGGAACTGTCAATAGCCACCGGCCTGCCGAAGATCCCGCAACCGGTTCTCCGCTCAGCTAG
- a CDS encoding serine/threonine-protein kinase — protein MLHPGEVFAGYVIERLLGAGGMGEVHVARHPRLPRSDAVKVLAAQFSADAQYRARFEREADLAAQLSHPAIVKVYDRGEDQGRLWIAMELVEGVDLAQRLRADGPVSAFEAARIAETVGGALDRANAQGLVHRDVKPANILLSRAGDILLTDFGIARQITGASDLTDTGAMIGTISYASPEQLSGQPLDGRSDQYSLACSTFHLLTGGAPFADENPGQVILRHCTAAPPSVRASRPELSPEVDRVLARAMAKRPLDRFRSSTEFAAALAAALRLPAGGPEAADPPGGPQAAIPTVVRSTGESARSRQGLWLSAGVVVLVVAIVTAFALWSAGSDEVGPTDAARAVPRVSVTAQSPDLSRRPAGERWRQQSVQGYPIGGTDRVVLYNSGGLGGMLSILDVESGAVLHTVDVGPDAFGECVFTASGRYAGCRARYAESVAGTRDVNLDSYATMIVDTQTGVVSARLPAATEIVAAGETFATFEPEGKGRETGSVTAMDITGKVIWHADGIRAGLVHGAGVLSLEQDAVSGDPFSKAHFELRNIETGKVVYQSNPAHADPGIVWAPDWAAFPGGFAVDKDFYTLDGTKRATAEPGWSVVPSQPYATQGDDPAPNGNDKRYAEPDTAPALPVMIRNDMLGAFDPATGSLLWSRRLPKEASYGRNVSVAGVGSEILVRRDTTAESKYSEYLETKQAVEYVWFDAYTAVGGVLPDEQIPWTTDGSRVVAVPRSGQGTIAVVPAGTNPPPGWSLDFDSSPIRTFAGRVYVGNRRIV, from the coding sequence ATGCTGCATCCAGGTGAGGTATTCGCCGGTTATGTGATCGAACGGCTGCTCGGGGCCGGAGGGATGGGCGAGGTCCATGTGGCCAGGCATCCGCGGTTACCTCGGTCCGATGCGGTGAAGGTGCTGGCGGCGCAGTTCTCCGCGGATGCGCAGTATCGGGCGCGGTTCGAGCGGGAGGCGGATCTGGCGGCGCAGCTGTCGCATCCCGCGATCGTCAAGGTGTACGACCGGGGTGAGGATCAGGGCCGGTTGTGGATCGCGATGGAACTGGTCGAGGGGGTGGATCTGGCTCAACGGTTGCGTGCGGACGGGCCGGTGAGCGCATTCGAGGCCGCACGCATCGCGGAGACGGTTGGGGGTGCGCTCGATCGCGCGAATGCGCAGGGGTTGGTGCATCGCGATGTGAAGCCTGCCAACATCCTGCTGAGCCGTGCCGGCGATATTCTGCTGACCGATTTCGGGATTGCGCGGCAGATCACCGGCGCCTCGGATCTTACCGATACCGGTGCGATGATCGGTACCATCTCCTACGCCTCGCCGGAACAGCTGAGCGGACAACCGCTGGACGGCCGGAGCGATCAATACTCCTTGGCCTGCAGCACTTTCCACCTGTTGACGGGAGGGGCCCCATTCGCGGACGAGAATCCCGGACAGGTGATTCTGCGCCACTGCACGGCCGCGCCGCCGAGTGTGCGGGCCTCGCGGCCGGAGCTGAGTCCCGAGGTGGATCGGGTACTTGCGCGAGCGATGGCGAAGCGACCGCTGGATCGATTCCGGTCGTCGACGGAATTCGCTGCGGCACTGGCTGCGGCGCTGCGATTGCCCGCGGGTGGGCCGGAGGCCGCGGATCCGCCGGGTGGGCCGCAGGCTGCCATCCCGACGGTGGTCCGGAGCACCGGCGAGTCGGCCCGTTCGCGGCAGGGTCTGTGGCTGAGTGCCGGTGTGGTGGTTCTGGTCGTCGCGATCGTGACGGCGTTCGCGCTGTGGTCCGCCGGATCCGACGAGGTCGGGCCGACCGATGCCGCTCGGGCTGTGCCCCGGGTCTCGGTGACCGCGCAGAGTCCTGATCTGAGTCGGCGGCCCGCGGGGGAACGGTGGCGGCAGCAGTCCGTCCAGGGTTACCCGATCGGTGGCACGGACCGGGTTGTGCTGTACAACTCGGGTGGTCTCGGTGGCATGCTGTCCATCCTCGACGTGGAGAGCGGTGCGGTGCTGCACACCGTCGATGTGGGCCCAGATGCGTTCGGCGAGTGTGTGTTCACGGCCTCCGGCCGCTATGCGGGATGCCGGGCGCGGTACGCCGAATCCGTCGCGGGAACTCGGGACGTGAACCTGGACTCGTACGCGACGATGATCGTCGACACCCAGACCGGTGTCGTCTCCGCCCGGTTGCCTGCCGCCACCGAAATCGTGGCGGCGGGTGAAACATTCGCGACGTTCGAACCGGAAGGCAAAGGCCGCGAAACGGGTTCGGTCACCGCCATGGACATCACCGGGAAGGTGATCTGGCATGCGGATGGTATCCGAGCCGGCCTGGTACACGGCGCCGGGGTGCTGTCGCTGGAGCAGGACGCCGTGTCCGGTGACCCGTTCTCGAAGGCGCATTTCGAACTGCGCAATATCGAAACCGGTAAGGTCGTCTACCAGTCGAATCCGGCGCACGCCGACCCCGGCATAGTCTGGGCCCCCGACTGGGCGGCGTTCCCCGGCGGATTCGCCGTCGACAAGGACTTCTACACGCTCGACGGCACGAAACGCGCGACTGCCGAGCCCGGATGGAGTGTGGTCCCGAGCCAGCCGTATGCCACTCAGGGTGACGATCCGGCACCTAATGGCAACGACAAACGCTATGCCGAACCCGATACCGCGCCCGCGTTGCCGGTGATGATACGAAACGACATGCTGGGCGCCTTCGATCCGGCAACCGGATCTCTCCTGTGGTCCAGACGACTTCCGAAGGAGGCGAGCTACGGCCGAAACGTGTCCGTAGCGGGTGTCGGCAGCGAAATCCTCGTTCGCCGGGACACCACCGCCGAATCGAAATACTCCGAATACCTCGAAACGAAACAGGCTGTCGAGTACGTGTGGTTCGACGCATACACCGCCGTGGGCGGAGTGCTGCCTGACGAGCAAATCCCCTGGACAACAGACGGATCGAGGGTAGTCGCCGTTCCACGCAGCGGTCAGGGCACGATCGCCGTCGTACCGGCCGGAACGAACCCGCCACCGGGATGGTCGCTCGACTTCGACAGCAGCCCGATCCGCACCTTCGCCGGGCGAGTGTACGTGGGTAACCGGCGGATTGTGTGA
- a CDS encoding SMI1/KNR4 family protein: MTALDDLTTLLPPPPGAGGTFDWTAVEQRLGVTALPNDFKQLLAVYGDVRFCNALRLFRPATEPWLDLAETTLAAREPLGDNEFGEPPTDIPAAVSVDAATLIQWGGSFGGDYCLWDAHDPDPQQWTLVFTDADKLDWGFYPGTVTEYLLAWLTRRTAPIPLWNLDAVLPTGGRSYCEIYDPTDPVAPVTARIDAATAG; the protein is encoded by the coding sequence ATGACCGCACTGGATGACCTCACCACCCTGCTGCCACCCCCACCCGGCGCCGGCGGAACCTTCGACTGGACCGCGGTCGAGCAGCGCCTCGGCGTCACCGCACTCCCGAACGATTTCAAGCAGCTCCTGGCGGTGTACGGGGACGTGCGGTTCTGCAACGCGCTGCGCCTGTTCCGGCCCGCCACCGAACCCTGGCTCGACCTCGCCGAAACCACCCTCGCCGCACGAGAACCACTCGGCGACAACGAATTCGGCGAACCACCGACCGACATCCCGGCCGCGGTATCGGTCGACGCGGCAACACTGATCCAATGGGGTGGCTCCTTCGGCGGCGACTACTGCCTGTGGGACGCCCACGACCCCGACCCGCAGCAGTGGACACTGGTGTTCACCGACGCCGACAAGCTCGACTGGGGCTTCTACCCCGGCACCGTCACCGAATACCTGCTCGCCTGGCTCACCCGCCGCACCGCACCGATCCCGTTGTGGAACCTCGACGCCGTCCTGCCCACCGGGGGCCGGTCGTACTGCGAGATCTACGACCCCACCGACCCGGTAGCCCCGGTCACCGCCCGCATCGACGCCGCAACCGCCGGCTGA
- a CDS encoding TetR/AcrR family transcriptional regulator encodes MNASEPRGRKPRVDVQRNRAALLETAQRHFRQYGVGTSLEAVAKEAGVGPGTLYRHFPTREALLAAVLQTRSEELVARQADIEQLGDAGEALEQWLRAMEEYFSAFSGLPDPLMAAARAQDPDNPLTIPCDIFITATDKYVEAAQRAGRVRASVRGNDLFLAACSFAWIKGNGAEEESLDRLRTLLASGYRERDEKA; translated from the coding sequence ATGAACGCGAGTGAACCGCGGGGGCGCAAGCCCCGCGTGGATGTCCAGCGCAACCGCGCGGCCCTGCTGGAGACCGCGCAGCGCCACTTCCGGCAGTACGGGGTCGGCACCTCGCTCGAGGCGGTGGCCAAGGAGGCGGGCGTCGGGCCCGGCACCCTGTACCGGCACTTCCCCACCCGGGAGGCGCTGCTGGCCGCCGTGCTGCAGACGCGCTCCGAGGAGCTGGTGGCCCGCCAGGCGGACATCGAGCAGCTGGGCGATGCCGGCGAGGCGCTGGAGCAGTGGCTGCGGGCGATGGAGGAGTACTTCAGCGCCTTCAGCGGGCTGCCGGACCCGCTCATGGCCGCGGCCCGGGCGCAGGACCCGGACAATCCGCTCACGATTCCGTGCGACATCTTCATCACCGCCACCGACAAGTACGTGGAAGCCGCGCAGCGCGCGGGGCGCGTACGCGCGTCGGTACGGGGGAACGACCTGTTCCTCGCGGCCTGTTCCTTTGCCTGGATCAAGGGCAACGGCGCCGAGGAGGAGTCGCTCGACCGGCTCCGCACGCTCCTCGCGAGCGGCTACCGCGAGCGGGACGAGAAGGCGTAA
- a CDS encoding nitroreductase — MNSTASPFTDLARSRRSPRKFLPAPLSPADIRGVLEDAQTAPSNSNTQPWAVHVVSGAERDALAKELLQADEEGRTSPDFTTDYGEGIYLERAQALAADYYGPRGIERSDREGRRATLRENLEFFGAPHVAFLFMPALGDGVRTAGDIGMYAQNFLLSLTSRGFAGIPQTMLGTYADTVRAFLNVPEDLKLLFGISFGTADPTAPVNAFGRTRIPLPQSVVLHGTPGVLDGR; from the coding sequence TTGAACAGCACAGCATCCCCCTTCACCGACCTCGCACGCTCCCGGCGCTCCCCCCGCAAATTTCTGCCCGCCCCCCTGTCCCCAGCGGACATCCGCGGCGTGCTGGAAGACGCGCAGACGGCCCCCTCGAACAGCAACACCCAGCCGTGGGCGGTGCACGTCGTCTCGGGTGCGGAACGGGACGCGCTGGCCAAGGAACTGCTCCAGGCCGACGAGGAGGGCCGCACCTCCCCGGATTTCACCACCGACTACGGCGAGGGCATCTACCTCGAGCGAGCGCAGGCCCTGGCCGCGGACTACTACGGACCCCGCGGCATCGAGCGCTCGGACCGGGAAGGCAGGAGGGCGACGCTCCGCGAAAACCTGGAGTTCTTCGGGGCTCCCCATGTCGCCTTCCTGTTCATGCCGGCCCTGGGCGACGGGGTGCGGACGGCCGGTGACATCGGTATGTACGCGCAGAACTTCCTGCTCTCGCTGACGTCCCGGGGGTTCGCCGGTATTCCGCAGACCATGCTCGGGACCTATGCCGACACCGTCCGCGCGTTCCTGAACGTGCCCGAAGATCTCAAGCTGCTGTTCGGCATCTCCTTCGGCACGGCCGACCCGACGGCACCGGTGAACGCGTTCGGCAGGACCCGCATCCCGCTCCCGCAGAGCGTGGTCCTGCACGGCACCCCCGGCGTCCTCGACGGTCGGTAG
- a CDS encoding NtaA/DmoA family FMN-dependent monooxygenase (This protein belongs to a clade of FMN-dependent monooxygenases, within a broader family of flavin-dependent oxidoreductases, the luciferase-like monooxygenase (LMM) family, some of whose members use coenzyme F420 rather than FMN.), translating to MTSRQMVLGMQFSGGYGAEPGAWRLPGANLNSYTDMDQFVRYAQAAERGKVQLLFIADTPALDMDLTHHAPRQAIEPLLLTVLARETERIGLVTTASTTFNEPYNLARQFKALDVISHGRAGWNAVATSDPAAAANFGTEIPPRAEKYERAHEVIQIVQALWGSWQQDALLLDADNKRYADMDKIRPVNLQGRHVASRGPLAIPPSEQGQPVIFQAGGGGYGLELAGRYASGVYANPYSIDDARAQRQARRDAAERAGRDPDEVKMLAGFMPTIASSREAALERRRFLDEVVDLRRRVRYLGAMIGLPLGPDQLDEPLTAQQLAGAVPSPHDPRSARALEVAREGWTLRDVLAHGVIDYHPVVAGTAADVADHMQQWFEAGACDGFSIALDGFHDGFDAFADQVVPILQERGLFHEDYEGPTLRENLGAHEQYGLDPRLTEPARA from the coding sequence ATGACAAGCCGGCAGATGGTCTTGGGCATGCAGTTCAGCGGGGGTTACGGGGCCGAGCCCGGAGCCTGGCGGCTACCGGGTGCGAACCTGAACAGCTACACGGACATGGACCAGTTCGTGCGGTACGCGCAGGCCGCCGAGCGCGGCAAGGTCCAGCTGCTGTTCATCGCAGACACCCCGGCCCTGGACATGGACCTCACCCACCACGCCCCGCGCCAGGCGATCGAGCCGCTGCTGCTGACCGTTCTCGCGCGCGAGACCGAGCGGATCGGCCTGGTCACCACTGCCTCCACCACGTTCAACGAGCCCTACAACCTCGCCCGCCAGTTCAAGGCCCTGGACGTGATCAGCCACGGCCGGGCCGGCTGGAACGCGGTGGCCACCTCCGACCCCGCAGCCGCGGCGAACTTCGGCACCGAGATCCCGCCCCGCGCGGAGAAATACGAGCGTGCCCACGAGGTCATCCAGATCGTGCAAGCGCTGTGGGGCAGCTGGCAGCAGGACGCCTTGCTGCTCGACGCCGACAACAAACGGTACGCCGACATGGACAAGATCCGGCCGGTCAACCTGCAGGGCCGCCACGTCGCCTCCCGCGGCCCGCTGGCCATCCCCCCGTCCGAACAGGGGCAGCCGGTCATCTTCCAGGCGGGCGGCGGCGGTTACGGCCTCGAACTGGCGGGCCGGTACGCCAGCGGCGTCTACGCCAACCCGTACAGCATCGACGACGCCCGGGCCCAGCGCCAGGCTCGGCGGGACGCCGCCGAGCGCGCCGGTCGCGACCCGGACGAGGTGAAGATGCTCGCCGGCTTCATGCCGACCATCGCTTCCTCCCGCGAGGCCGCCCTGGAGCGGCGCCGCTTCCTGGACGAGGTCGTCGACCTGCGCCGGCGCGTCCGCTACCTCGGCGCCATGATCGGACTCCCGCTCGGCCCCGACCAACTCGACGAGCCGCTGACCGCGCAGCAACTGGCCGGCGCCGTGCCCAGCCCGCACGACCCGCGCTCCGCCCGCGCCCTGGAAGTGGCCCGGGAAGGCTGGACTCTGCGCGACGTGCTCGCGCACGGCGTGATCGACTACCACCCGGTGGTCGCCGGCACCGCCGCCGACGTGGCCGACCATATGCAGCAGTGGTTCGAGGCCGGGGCCTGCGACGGCTTCTCGATCGCCCTCGACGGCTTCCACGACGGCTTCGACGCCTTCGCCGACCAAGTCGTCCCGATCCTGCAGGAACGCGGCCTGTTCCACGAGGACTACGAAGGCCCCACCCTGCGCGAGAACCTCGGCGCCCACGAGCAGTACGGCCTCGATCCACGCCTCACCGAGCCGGCCCGCGCATGA
- a CDS encoding RNA polymerase sigma factor — MKVTRRPRQPRFKRSVSSLTLLEDLYRRHREVLKTRILAATLGDSSLTDDVVHDTFERLFDHYGTEKIAQLNDARTAQLLKTIAHNCLVDAWRKDAKLAFWQTYADTAIPLGGIPASDTEHIDRLVNEELALRLSEIAEKHLTPGEWRVGYMSWFMGKSDPDIAQELGTTVRTVQTHRSSACKKLRSVLKKDGYGITFLDTDTGQSSPTTGIGEVTV; from the coding sequence ATGAAGGTCACGCGCCGCCCACGGCAACCACGTTTCAAGCGATCGGTATCCTCTCTGACTCTCCTGGAAGACCTGTACAGAAGGCATCGCGAAGTCCTGAAGACGCGGATACTGGCGGCAACGCTGGGAGACAGCTCCCTCACCGACGACGTCGTTCATGACACGTTCGAGCGCCTGTTCGATCACTATGGAACCGAGAAGATTGCGCAACTGAATGATGCTCGAACAGCACAACTGCTGAAGACGATCGCGCATAACTGCCTGGTCGACGCATGGCGCAAGGACGCTAAGCTCGCGTTCTGGCAGACCTACGCCGATACAGCGATTCCTTTGGGCGGAATCCCGGCATCCGATACCGAGCATATCGACCGGCTGGTCAACGAGGAGCTCGCGCTTCGCCTCAGCGAAATAGCTGAGAAACACCTCACACCCGGCGAGTGGCGGGTGGGATACATGAGTTGGTTTATGGGCAAGTCGGACCCTGATATAGCCCAGGAGTTGGGCACAACGGTCAGAACCGTGCAAACGCATCGAAGTTCGGCCTGTAAAAAGCTCAGAAGCGTATTGAAAAAGGACGGATACGGGATCACTTTCCTGGACACCGACACCGGTCAGAGTTCGCCTACCACCGGGATTGGAGAGGTGACAGTATGA
- a CDS encoding pentapeptide repeat-containing protein → MTDRQGGTDSIREISIHDALDILGAYYTRRHQGEDADAGWARLQATIKAKAETSREESTPPKKESRIRNWINKALDHADRLLWKYAMKTFIVFIIIGPVATIVVTIIDSTTMIVLTRYWPVLSTVAGAVTLGTRWLIGLAKDDELQRALDSAYEGHRKKVESQLQEAECDEAACKTAARSDKPSPEPSQLVTSPPVPRSQPHRLRVRRDSSGAADLASMDLRGVELLGVNLIGARMAGANMEGSRLRGANLYGADLSAANIFSADLSRAELANVNLHQANLSFALLAGARLACANLSGAHVTGANLSSVIASRTDFSSADLSGAILAGTDLSEADLSDAILTGAYMSGAHLHGVNLENANLSWASLRKAYIYRANLSHANLNGANLLGAVLKYSILIEANLIDTKISDISNMEEVTWSEGTKWGSHREEVLRMSVPIGRGRYKLNPRDGAACSDDPLHPKPVKPLILR, encoded by the coding sequence ATGACTGATCGACAGGGCGGAACAGACTCGATCCGAGAGATCAGCATCCACGATGCACTCGACATACTCGGCGCATACTACACGCGGCGCCACCAGGGTGAGGACGCCGACGCCGGGTGGGCCCGGCTACAGGCGACGATAAAGGCCAAGGCGGAGACATCCCGAGAAGAATCCACTCCGCCGAAAAAAGAGAGCCGGATTCGGAATTGGATCAACAAGGCTCTTGATCATGCCGACCGACTTCTGTGGAAGTATGCCATGAAGACTTTCATAGTCTTCATCATCATCGGCCCGGTCGCAACGATTGTTGTCACAATAATCGACTCGACCACGATGATTGTTCTGACTAGATATTGGCCGGTACTCAGCACTGTGGCGGGCGCCGTGACCCTCGGGACGCGATGGCTTATCGGCTTGGCCAAGGATGATGAGCTACAGCGAGCTTTGGATTCGGCGTATGAAGGACATCGAAAAAAAGTGGAATCCCAGCTCCAGGAAGCCGAGTGCGACGAAGCGGCTTGCAAGACTGCGGCCCGATCGGACAAACCCTCTCCGGAACCTTCACAGTTGGTGACATCGCCCCCCGTGCCGCGATCCCAGCCGCATCGCTTGCGTGTGCGTAGAGACAGCTCCGGTGCAGCCGATCTGGCCAGCATGGACTTGCGAGGTGTCGAACTACTCGGCGTGAATCTCATCGGCGCGAGAATGGCCGGGGCCAACATGGAGGGCAGTAGACTTCGTGGCGCCAATCTCTATGGTGCTGATCTTTCTGCGGCCAACATATTCAGCGCCGATCTATCGCGTGCGGAATTGGCAAACGTCAACCTGCACCAGGCAAACCTATCCTTTGCGCTACTCGCGGGCGCGCGTCTGGCGTGCGCGAACTTGTCTGGAGCGCACGTCACCGGAGCCAACCTGTCCAGCGTAATAGCATCTAGAACAGACTTTTCGAGCGCGGACCTTTCAGGCGCGATACTAGCCGGAACCGATCTCTCCGAAGCCGACCTGTCCGATGCGATTCTCACCGGAGCCTATATGTCCGGTGCGCATTTGCATGGAGTAAACCTTGAGAATGCAAACCTGTCATGGGCAAGCCTCCGAAAAGCATACATATATCGGGCGAATCTGTCTCACGCAAATTTGAACGGAGCGAATCTGCTCGGAGCAGTCCTGAAGTATTCGATTTTGATCGAAGCCAACCTTATAGATACGAAGATTTCGGATATTTCGAATATGGAAGAAGTCACATGGTCCGAAGGAACAAAATGGGGTTCACACAGAGAAGAGGTGCTCAGAATGTCGGTGCCAATCGGCCGAGGACGTTACAAATTGAACCCGCGAGACGGTGCCGCATGCTCCGACGACCCCCTTCACCCCAAGCCCGTAAAACCTCTCATCCTCCGATGA
- a CDS encoding IS5 family transposase (programmed frameshift), translating into MSQRLVPDELWELAEPLLPEFRPRPQGGGIAAVDQRVVFTAVVYVLTSGCAWRMLPSSFGVSVPTAHRRFTVWTEAGVWRRLHRAVLDELGGDGLIDWSRAVIDAASVRGRKRGDPTGPNPTDRGKPGPKRHILSDRAGVPLAVAVSAADVHDSHALEPLVEAIPAVRSRRGPRRRRPGKLHADKACDRPELRLWVHRRGMAVRIARKGIESTERLGRHRWVIERSVSWLTGYHRLNIRYDRKGIHYLGFLTLAAALTCFKKLAKARQTM; encoded by the exons TTGTCGCAGCGGCTGGTGCCGGACGAGTTGTGGGAGCTGGCAGAGCCGCTGCTGCCGGAGTTCCGCCCGCGTCCGCAGGGTGGTGGTATCGCTGCGGTGGACCAGCGGGTGGTGTTCACGGCGGTGGTGTACGTGCTGACCAGCGGTTGTGCGTGGCGGATGCTGCCGTCATCGTTCGGTGTGAGCGTGCCGACGGCGCATCGCCGGTTCACCGTATGGACCGAAGCCGGGGTCTGGCGGCGGCTGCACCGTGCAGTGCTCGACGAGCTGGGCGGTGACGGATTGATCGATTGGTCGAGGGCGGTGATCGACGCGGCGAGCGTGCG CGGGCGAAAAAGGGGCGATCCGACCGGTCCGAATCCGACCGACCGCGGCAAGCCCGGCCCGAAACGGCACATCCTGTCCGATCGGGCCGGAGTTCCTCTGGCGGTGGCGGTTTCGGCCGCCGACGTCCACGACTCACACGCGCTCGAACCACTCGTCGAGGCGATACCGGCGGTGCGGTCGCGGCGCGGCCCGCGACGGCGCCGGCCCGGCAAGCTGCACGCGGACAAAGCCTGCGACCGGCCCGAGCTACGCCTGTGGGTGCACCGCCGCGGAATGGCAGTCCGTATCGCCCGCAAGGGAATCGAGTCCACCGAGCGGCTCGGCCGTCATCGATGGGTGATCGAACGAAGCGTCTCGTGGCTCACCGGCTACCACCGGCTCAACATCCGCTACGACCGCAAGGGAATTCACTATCTGGGCTTCCTGACACTCGCAGCAGCACTCACCTGCTTCAAGAAACTCGCGAAGGCAAGACAGACCATGTGA
- a CDS encoding helix-turn-helix transcriptional regulator translates to MTDERPLYGYGDIAAVGALLADATRARIVTTLADGRALPASVLASESGVAASTASEHLSRLVDGGLLTVERSGRHRYYRLANGKVATAIEALAVLAPTRPVRSLRESTRAAALRRARSCYDHLAGRLGVAVTEALLDREALVRVDGVAGTERAEHDPLSAPLPGHPYELGPNADPLFTELGVDLSRVRTTRRPLLRFCVDWSEQRHHLSGALGAAVLTRMESAGWLERAGSRRTLRVTASGAQVLDRVLGVEAVA, encoded by the coding sequence ATGACGGACGAACGGCCCCTGTACGGCTATGGCGACATCGCCGCGGTCGGTGCCCTGCTGGCCGACGCGACCAGGGCGCGAATCGTCACCACCCTCGCCGACGGCCGGGCCCTGCCGGCCTCGGTGCTGGCGTCGGAATCCGGGGTTGCGGCGTCCACCGCGAGCGAGCATCTGTCTCGACTGGTCGACGGCGGCCTGCTGACCGTCGAGCGGTCCGGTCGCCATCGCTACTACCGGCTGGCGAACGGCAAGGTGGCCACCGCCATCGAGGCCCTGGCCGTACTGGCCCCGACCCGCCCGGTCCGTTCGCTGCGCGAATCCACCCGCGCCGCCGCCCTCCGCCGCGCCCGCAGCTGCTACGACCATCTCGCGGGCCGTCTCGGCGTCGCCGTCACCGAAGCGCTGCTCGACCGGGAGGCCCTCGTCCGCGTCGACGGCGTCGCGGGAACCGAACGCGCGGAACACGATCCGCTCTCCGCACCCCTACCCGGACACCCCTACGAACTCGGCCCGAACGCCGACCCCCTCTTCACGGAACTCGGCGTAGACCTGTCCCGCGTCCGCACCACCCGCCGCCCCCTCCTGCGCTTCTGCGTCGACTGGAGCGAACAACGCCACCACCTCAGCGGCGCCCTCGGCGCAGCCGTACTCACCCGCATGGAATCCGCCGGCTGGCTGGAACGTGCGGGTTCCCGCCGAACCCTACGAGTCACGGCCTCCGGCGCCCAGGTGCTCGACCGCGTGCTGGGCGTGGAAGCAGTCGCCTGA